TTGCCGCCGTACTGGATTTCCTGGTCTTCCATCGGATAGCGCCAGGCCAGCACGCCGTCGGTGTCTTCCGTCCATTGCAGGACGTCGATGAACTGCTTGCGGATGAATGAACCCAGACTCATGTCGGTCTCCTCGAAACGCGTGGCGCGTCAGGTCAGGCAGGCGGCATTGATGATGCCGACGACGAGCGACGCGGTGCCCATCAGGCCGCCCATCGCGACGTTGCGATCCTCGATCGCATGATTCATGCCGGGCATCACGCGCGTCAGCACCGCATAGGTGATCAGTTGCACGATCATCGCGCCGACGGCCCAGATCACGACTTCGCCGAGCGTCGAGTTGTGCGCGATGCTGGATGCGAGCGTCAGGCAGAAACCGATCAATGCGCCGCCGAACGACAGCGTCGCGGCCGCGTTGCCGTCGCGGATCAGCGCCAGTTCGTCGAACGGGGTGACCTTCAGGTACACTGCCGCGAACACGAGAAGCAGCACGAACGCCGACAGTA
This is a stretch of genomic DNA from Burkholderia cenocepacia. It encodes these proteins:
- a CDS encoding DUF350 domain-containing protein; translation: MNSAYLYAVHLLSAFVLLLVFAAVYLKVTPFDELALIRDGNAAATLSFGGALIGFCLTLASSIAHNSTLGEVVIWAVGAMIVQLITYAVLTRVMPGMNHAIEDRNVAMGGLMGTASLVVGIINAACLT